Proteins encoded by one window of Pseudomonas coleopterorum:
- the trpE gene encoding anthranilate synthase component I, translated as MTREEFLRLAAEGYNRIPMAHETLADFDTPLSIYLKLADQPNSYLLESVQGGEKWGRYSIIGLPCRTVLRVHGYHASVTCDGVEIEACDVEDPLAFVETFKARYNVPTIAGLPRFNGGLVGYFGYDCVRYVEKRLGQCPNPDPLGVPDILLMVSDAVVVFDNLAGKMHAIVLADPAQADAYEQARDQLEALMDRLRQPIAPRRGLDFNRPQAADPVFRSSFTQSDYEGAVDTIKEYILAGDVMQVVPSQRMSIDFKAAPIDLYRALRCFNPTPYMYFFNFGDFHVVGSSPEVLVRVEDDLITVRPIAGTRPRGATEEADHALEVDLLSDDKEIAEHLMLIDLGRNDVGRVSEVGSVKLTEKMVIERYSNVMHIVSNVTGHLKQGLTAMDALRAILPAGTLSGAPKIRAMEIIDELEPVKRGVYGGAVGYFAWNGNMDTAIAIRTAVIKNGELHVQAGGGIVADSVPALEWEETLNKRRAMFKAVALAEQSPD; from the coding sequence ATGACCCGCGAAGAATTTCTGCGCCTGGCCGCCGAAGGCTACAACCGTATCCCGATGGCCCACGAAACCCTGGCCGACTTCGATACACCCCTGTCCATCTACCTGAAACTGGCCGACCAGCCCAATTCCTATCTGCTGGAATCGGTGCAGGGCGGCGAGAAATGGGGCCGCTACTCGATCATCGGCCTGCCGTGCCGCACCGTCCTGCGTGTTCACGGGTACCATGCCAGCGTGACCTGCGACGGCGTCGAGATCGAAGCCTGCGATGTCGAAGACCCGCTGGCCTTCGTCGAGACCTTCAAGGCCCGCTACAACGTGCCGACCATCGCTGGCCTGCCACGCTTCAACGGTGGCCTGGTGGGCTATTTCGGCTATGACTGCGTGCGTTACGTCGAGAAGCGTTTGGGCCAGTGCCCGAACCCGGATCCGCTGGGCGTTCCGGACATCCTGTTGATGGTCTCCGATGCCGTGGTGGTGTTCGACAACCTGGCTGGCAAGATGCACGCCATCGTCCTGGCCGATCCTGCGCAGGCCGATGCCTACGAGCAGGCCCGCGACCAGCTCGAAGCCTTGATGGACCGCCTGCGCCAGCCCATCGCGCCGCGCCGCGGGCTGGACTTCAATCGTCCGCAAGCTGCCGACCCGGTGTTTCGTTCCAGTTTCACCCAGTCCGACTACGAAGGCGCCGTCGACACCATCAAGGAATACATCCTGGCAGGCGACGTCATGCAGGTGGTCCCTTCGCAGCGCATGTCCATCGACTTCAAGGCCGCGCCGATCGATCTGTACCGCGCGTTGCGCTGCTTCAACCCAACGCCTTACATGTACTTCTTCAATTTCGGCGATTTCCACGTGGTCGGCAGCTCGCCCGAAGTGCTGGTGCGGGTCGAGGACGACCTGATCACGGTACGGCCGATTGCCGGAACCCGCCCGCGCGGCGCGACCGAAGAAGCCGATCATGCGCTGGAAGTCGACCTGCTGTCCGATGACAAGGAGATCGCCGAGCACTTGATGCTGATCGACCTGGGCCGCAACGACGTGGGGCGGGTATCGGAAGTCGGCTCGGTGAAGCTGACCGAGAAGATGGTCATCGAGCGTTACTCCAACGTGATGCACATCGTGTCCAACGTGACCGGCCACCTCAAGCAGGGCCTGACCGCCATGGACGCCCTGCGCGCCATCCTGCCGGCTGGCACCCTGTCCGGTGCCCCAAAGATCCGCGCCATGGAAATCATCGACGAGCTGGAACCGGTCAAACGCGGTGTCTACGGCGGTGCGGTCGGCTACTTCGCCTGGAACGGCAACATGGACACCGCGATCGCCATCCGTACCGCGGTCATCAAGAACGGTGAACTGCATGTGCAGGCTGGCGGCGGCATCGTGGCCGACTCGGTGCCTGCCCTGGAATGGGAAGAAACGCTGAACAAGCGTCGCGCCATGTTCAAGGCCGTGGCCCTGGCCGAGCAATCGCCAGACTGA
- the trpD gene encoding anthranilate phosphoribosyltransferase: protein MDIKSALTRIVSQLDLSTEEMRTVMLDIMTGQCSEAQIGAFMMGMRMKSETIDEIVGAVSAMRELASKVELRTLDKVVDIVGTGGDGANIFNVSTASALVVAAAGCTVAKHGNRAVSGKSGSADLLEAAGVYLNLDATQVARCIDSVGIGFMFAQAHHSAMKHAAIPRRDLGLRTLFNMLGPLTNPAGVKHQVVGVFTQALCRPLAEVLARLGSKHVLVVHSRDGLDEFSLAAPTFVAELKDGEVTEYWVEPEDLGIKSQSLHGLVVDSPAASLELIRDALGRRKTEHGEKAAEMIVLNAGAALYAADVASSLKEGVAMAHDALHTGLAREKLEELGAFTAVFKQENEA, encoded by the coding sequence ATGGATATCAAAAGCGCGCTGACCCGTATCGTCAGCCAGCTGGACCTCAGCACCGAGGAAATGCGCACGGTGATGCTCGACATCATGACCGGCCAATGCAGCGAAGCGCAGATCGGCGCCTTCATGATGGGCATGCGCATGAAAAGCGAGACCATCGACGAGATCGTCGGCGCCGTGTCGGCGATGCGTGAGCTGGCGAGCAAGGTCGAACTGCGGACCTTGGACAAGGTGGTCGACATCGTCGGCACCGGTGGCGATGGCGCCAACATCTTCAACGTGTCCACTGCCTCGGCACTGGTCGTCGCAGCGGCCGGTTGCACGGTGGCCAAGCATGGCAACCGTGCGGTCTCGGGCAAGAGCGGCAGCGCTGACCTGCTCGAAGCTGCCGGCGTCTACCTCAACCTGGACGCCACTCAGGTCGCCCGCTGCATCGACAGCGTCGGCATCGGCTTCATGTTCGCCCAGGCTCATCACAGCGCCATGAAACACGCAGCCATCCCGCGCCGTGACCTGGGCCTGCGGACCCTGTTCAACATGCTCGGGCCCTTGACCAATCCGGCAGGCGTCAAGCATCAGGTGGTCGGTGTGTTCACCCAGGCCCTGTGCCGACCGCTGGCCGAAGTGCTGGCGCGCCTGGGCAGCAAACACGTCCTGGTGGTGCATTCGCGCGACGGTCTGGACGAGTTCAGCCTGGCCGCTCCAACCTTCGTCGCCGAGCTCAAGGATGGCGAAGTCACCGAATACTGGGTCGAGCCCGAAGACCTGGGCATCAAGAGCCAGAGCTTGCACGGGTTGGTGGTCGACAGCCCGGCGGCTTCGCTCGAATTGATCCGCGATGCGCTGGGTCGACGCAAGACCGAACATGGCGAGAAAGCCGCCGAAATGATCGTCCTCAATGCCGGTGCGGCGTTGTACGCGGCCGATGTGGCAAGCAGCCTGAAAGAGGGCGTGGCCATGGCGCACGATGCCTTGCACACCGGCTTGGCCCGCGAAAAGCTCGAGGAGCTGGGTGCCTTTACCGCTGTATTCAAGCAGGAGAACGAAGCATGA
- a CDS encoding aminodeoxychorismate/anthranilate synthase component II, with protein MLLMIDNYDSFTYNVVQYLGELGADVKVIRNDELTIAEIEALAPERIVVSPGPCTPNEAGVSLDVIRHFAGKLPILGVCLGHQSIGQAFGGDVVRARQVMHGKTSPITHTDLGVFEGLSHPLTVTRYHSLVVKAQTLPECLELTAWTTHEDGTVDEIMGLRHKTLNVEGVQFHPESILTEQGHELFANFLKQTGGSRQG; from the coding sequence ATGTTGCTCATGATCGACAATTACGACTCCTTTACCTACAACGTCGTCCAGTACCTGGGCGAGCTTGGCGCCGACGTCAAGGTCATCCGCAACGATGAACTGACCATCGCCGAAATCGAGGCCCTGGCCCCGGAGCGCATCGTCGTTTCGCCCGGACCCTGCACGCCCAACGAAGCCGGTGTGTCCCTCGACGTCATTCGCCATTTCGCCGGCAAGCTGCCCATCCTCGGCGTCTGCCTGGGCCATCAGTCGATCGGCCAAGCCTTCGGCGGTGACGTGGTGCGTGCTCGGCAGGTCATGCACGGCAAGACCAGCCCGATCACACACACCGACCTGGGTGTATTCGAAGGCCTCAGCCACCCATTGACCGTCACCCGCTATCACTCCCTGGTCGTCAAGGCGCAGACCCTGCCCGAATGCCTGGAGCTGACGGCCTGGACCACACACGAAGACGGCACGGTGGACGAGATCATGGGCCTGCGGCACAAGACCCTGAATGTCGAGGGTGTGCAGTTCCACCCCGAATCGATTCTGACCGAGCAAGGCCACGAGCTGTTCGCCAACTTTCTCAAGCAGACCGGCGGCAGCCGCCAGGGCTAA